A window of Polaribacter litorisediminis contains these coding sequences:
- a CDS encoding protein NO VEIN domain-containing protein, with translation MIEIDKNTFDIVNLGFNKLLPEKKNDIIADFKNHPLAIKHENYKYEILEDAKNQLLLKTWKENDIGSGRILGNIKNAINVKSNNLIDWRKKDDFKKLKANRENEKFLFDFFKSKIQDEIAFKNFIEIGFSYQLIAYIFFIKNHQKYMPISQEKFDEIFSSINIGFKTSHNCSWENYLDYNLIIKSFKKQLSTKHQIVSLLDAHSFLWIYGLQLEELIKKIKDIKETEGETLEKHFKSYFNDSNFKLTTKKYNDKVSTKFELQSEKIRSRFQLSKKVKNIFSFITGDSHLLFYFRIDREKFITKEIEEKFKNQINPKTDGETTITLRDTEEIDELFKLLFINVIYLENKKKVVLSQGETTESSKQLSDELKIYHPKKNIDIDSLDDSKIGIDYIEIHRKQLEIGDLAEKIVLKSEIDFLKPNFPKLAEKVRLVSNDSHLGCDVLSFETGGEQKQIEVKAISTSNNSKSFIITQNELSKSKTYSNYYVYCVTKVNSEKPEILRIKNPDFEKNDEFLIKPLTYKITFE, from the coding sequence ATGATTGAAATAGATAAAAATACATTTGATATTGTTAATTTAGGGTTCAATAAATTATTGCCTGAAAAGAAAAATGATATAATAGCTGATTTTAAAAATCATCCTTTAGCAATAAAACACGAAAATTATAAATATGAAATACTAGAAGATGCAAAAAATCAATTATTATTGAAAACTTGGAAAGAAAATGATATTGGTTCTGGGAGAATTTTAGGGAATATAAAAAATGCAATAAATGTAAAATCAAATAATTTAATAGATTGGAGAAAAAAAGATGATTTTAAGAAATTAAAAGCAAATAGAGAAAATGAAAAATTTCTTTTTGACTTCTTTAAATCTAAAATTCAAGATGAAATTGCATTTAAAAATTTCATTGAAATTGGATTTTCATATCAATTGATTGCATATATTTTTTTCATAAAAAATCATCAAAAATATATGCCTATTTCGCAAGAAAAATTTGACGAAATATTTAGTTCTATAAATATAGGTTTTAAAACAAGTCATAATTGTTCTTGGGAAAACTATTTAGATTACAATTTAATAATAAAATCCTTTAAAAAACAACTATCAACAAAACACCAAATAGTTTCTCTGCTGGACGCTCATTCTTTTTTATGGATTTATGGTCTTCAACTAGAAGAATTAATAAAAAAAATCAAGGATATAAAAGAAACTGAAGGAGAAACACTTGAAAAGCATTTTAAAAGCTACTTTAATGACTCAAATTTTAAATTAACTACAAAAAAATATAATGATAAAGTAAGTACCAAATTTGAATTACAGTCAGAAAAAATAAGAAGTAGATTTCAACTTTCAAAAAAAGTAAAAAATATATTTTCATTTATAACTGGAGATTCTCATTTGTTATTTTATTTTAGAATTGATAGGGAAAAATTCATCACTAAAGAAATAGAAGAAAAATTTAAGAATCAAATTAATCCAAAGACTGATGGTGAAACAACAATAACTTTGAGAGACACAGAAGAAATCGATGAGTTATTTAAACTATTATTTATTAACGTTATATATCTAGAAAATAAGAAAAAAGTAGTTCTTAGTCAAGGAGAAACTACTGAAAGCTCAAAACAGCTGTCAGATGAATTAAAGATATATCATCCTAAAAAAAATATTGATATAGATTCACTTGATGATTCAAAAATAGGGATAGACTATATTGAAATTCATCGAAAACAATTGGAAATTGGAGATTTAGCAGAAAAAATTGTTTTAAAAAGTGAGATAGATTTTTTAAAGCCTAATTTTCCTAAACTTGCTGAAAAAGTGCGACTTGTTTCAAACGATTCACATCTTGGTTGTGATGTATTATCATTTGAAACAGGTGGGGAACAAAAACAAATTGAAGTAAAAGCTATTTCTACAAGTAATAATTCAAAGAGTTTTATTATTACACAAAACGAATTATCAAAATCAAAAACATATTCAAATTATTATGTTTATTGTGTAACTAAAGTAAATTCTGAAAAACCAGAAATATTAAGAATTAAAAATCCAGATTTTGAAAAAAATGATGAATTTTTAATAAAACCATTAACATATAAAATAACATTTGAATAA